Genomic DNA from Methanobrevibacter ruminantium:
TGGAAAACGTTATATTGGTGCATGGTCTTTCTATGATACTGAAACAAAAGAAGTTCATGGAAAAGCAGAAGATAATGCGACTAATAATCAGATGGAATTAATGGCTGCTATCAGAGCTATTGAATATCTAAATAATAATGGTGTTCCTAAAGATAAATGGGTAACTATTTATCTAGATTCTGATTATGTAAGATTTGGAATTTTATTCTGGACTAAGAAATGGGTTAAAAATAACTGGATGAAAATTAATAAAGATGGACAGTCTGAACCAGTTAAAAATGTTGATCTATGGCAAGCTCTTTATGAATTAAATTCTGAACGAAAAATTTATTGGCTTCATGTTCCAGGTCATTCTGGAGATGAAGGTAA
This window encodes:
- a CDS encoding ribonuclease H family protein, which encodes METIDNFGSEFKWSPNDNQKYASETTNQSPRREFKPNEESIKVLYTDGGSRILNTPDGKRYIGAWSFYDTETKEVHGKAEDNATNNQMELMAAIRAIEYLNNNGVPKDKWVTIYLDSDYVRFGILFWTKKWVKNNWMKINKDGQSEPVKNVDLWQALYELNSERKIYWLHVPGHSGDEGNEKVDINCGILMDKFIENAGIEILKKQV